From Paenarthrobacter sp. A20:
TGTTCCGCAACACTGCTGCACTGGCCTTGCTGCCCGTGTTCACGTTGCTGCTGGGCATTGGCGAGGAGTCAAAGATCAGCATTGTTGCCTACGCTGCGTTCTTCCCGGTCCTCCTGAACACCATTGCCGGCGTGAAGACCGTGGACCCGCTCCTGATCCGGGCTGCGCGCTCGCTGGGCCTCAACAGCTTCCGGCTCTTCCAGAAGGTCATCCTGCCCTCCGCCGTGCCCACCATTTTCACGGGTATCCGTATGGCCGGCACCGCGTCCATCCTGGTGCTGATCGCCGCCGAAATGGTGGGAGCCAAGGCCGGCCTGGGCTACCTGATCGTGAACGCGCAGAGCAGCTTCCTGATCCCGGACATGTACGCGGGCATCCTCACGGTGTCCTTGCTGGGGCTCGGCGTGAACTTCCTCCTGGTAGCCCTTGAACGGCACTTCTCCCGCTGGCGCACTGCCGTTGGCGCCGCCGCTTCCTGACCCACCCACGCGGCACCCGCCGCA
This genomic window contains:
- a CDS encoding ABC transporter permease, which translates into the protein MTTTLTQTEEAPAAGNTPEASTAVEPSAVGPSAARQAVAETTTAAPGIVRRVAGAVGSGLWKSAAILAFLALWELGPTYLASPSTRVFLPPLHEVLLAWGKLFEAGTIQGHIAASLTRSVAGFGAALVAGVSLGLLIAWYGRLNSVLNPLLELFRNTAALALLPVFTLLLGIGEESKISIVAYAAFFPVLLNTIAGVKTVDPLLIRAARSLGLNSFRLFQKVILPSAVPTIFTGIRMAGTASILVLIAAEMVGAKAGLGYLIVNAQSSFLIPDMYAGILTVSLLGLGVNFLLVALERHFSRWRTAVGAAAS